From one Sediminispirochaeta bajacaliforniensis DSM 16054 genomic stretch:
- a CDS encoding 4Fe-4S single cluster domain-containing protein, protein MNKIRLHGFLAESEVNGPGKRSVIWTQGCNRRCSGCWNKDSWDPFGGEEHDIDLLIARIPFDRIQGISFSGGEPFLQAISCALIAEDAKARGKDVLCYTGFTLEELRQLEDASAERFLKSIDILIDGAYIKGLPTRHPWCGSGNQRVLRMMGGTALGELLYSEDEVPMDREIRILGDGTIITTGF, encoded by the coding sequence ATGAACAAGATTAGGCTCCACGGTTTCCTTGCGGAATCCGAGGTAAACGGGCCTGGTAAAAGAAGCGTCATCTGGACCCAGGGGTGCAATCGCCGCTGCTCAGGCTGCTGGAACAAAGATTCCTGGGACCCTTTCGGGGGAGAAGAGCATGACATCGATTTGCTCATAGCCCGGATTCCCTTCGACAGAATTCAGGGGATTTCTTTTTCGGGGGGTGAGCCTTTTTTACAGGCGATATCCTGTGCCTTGATCGCCGAGGATGCGAAGGCAAGGGGGAAAGATGTCCTTTGTTACACAGGCTTCACCCTGGAGGAGTTGAGGCAGCTTGAGGATGCAAGCGCCGAACGCTTTCTCAAAAGTATCGATATTCTCATCGACGGGGCCTATATAAAGGGATTACCTACCCGTCATCCCTGGTGCGGTTCAGGCAATCAGCGAGTACTCAGGATGATGGGAGGGACAGCCTTGGGGGAGCTTTTGTATAGCGAAGACGAGGTTCCTATGGATCGTGAGATTCGGATATTGGGAGACGGGACTATCATCACAACGGGCTTTTGA